A region of the Marmota flaviventris isolate mMarFla1 chromosome 3, mMarFla1.hap1, whole genome shotgun sequence genome:
tgaaTTATGAAGCACTATAACACCAATGTTTTACTCCggtaaatcagaaaaaaattgtctGATGAAAtagatctcatttttattttttcttttactaatggTTGGAGGTAGGAATTAAACTGGATATTTATAATTCTAAGAAAATATATAAGCAAAGCCAAAAATTATTAGCTcaaattagaaagtaaaataaagaaaatttgaaactCATAGGATTATGATGGAGTATTTTTACTCtctgaacattaaaaaaagaaaaatttgatggTAGGCCTGTGCTGTGGTGCATGCTTATAGTCCCAAATATTAGagatactgaggcaggagaatcagtggaaatcaggagttcaagaccagactgTACAACATGGAGGGaccccatctttaaaaaaaatttttcataccTTACCTGAAATAATTCATTCTTAAGCTGCATCTAATCACTGAAAATTCCATATAGAAATTTCAACAGTAGAGCTTTCTTTCAAAGTACAAGATACAAAGAGAAGTAaccatttctccttcctctttataTGGTGGGAAAGATAAATTGGCACCTGTCAAAAAGATGAAATATGAATGACTATGGATTCTAATTCTGATTCCTCCACTCTTTTGCTGCTCTTCCTTTACTATAATAGCTTGAATTTTCTTCATGTCTAATAGAGAAGCCTGAATATGCCATAGTTGAATATAAATACTGTACTTAAAGAATTATTTCCTAGAAGAAGAATTAAACTTGTTTGGTATGACACTCAGGATTCAAATTAGGATCGATGGTGGaagctatagaaaaatattttacaataaggAAAACGTCACCGGAATGTATTGATTTGGTCAGTAATGGGTTTCCCATCATTGTAGGCCCTCAAGGACAGGCTAGATGATTATAAACGGAAAGTCAAGCTTACATTCTCAACTGGGACTAAGATGTAGTGCTGTATGTAGATGAAAATTCAAAACATTAATAAGAATTTGTAACAATAAGAGGACCTAAAAATAATTCTGGAGGCTTTAAAAACTTAACCAAACTATAAATGTATCTATAGAATATCATCTGTCAATATCAGCGTAAATGAGTGTCTGTCAGCACAGGACCTAGGTACTTTGGCAATGTTTAGTTAGGATACATGACATGATATGCAtgaggtgcagtggcacacacctgtgatctcataatttgggaggctgaggcaggattgcaagtttgaagctagcctcagcaattcagcaagaccttgtttcagaatagttttaaaatggactggggatgaagataaagtgcccctgggttcaattcccagtaccacataaaaaaatgtaaaatatacaaggtcaagattaattttttttctttcttttttctttttggtggcactggggatggaaccccggaccttgtgcatgataggcaaacactaccattgagctacacccccagctccaaGATTCTTTGTATAAGATGATGCTATTTGTTCTACCAATTTACCTGAGTTTATACTATCTTAAAAGCAGTTGATAGATAAATGGtagataaatcaataaatattttaagctattgattttaaaatgcttaaaaatataactttggCTACCTTGCTAAATACAGATTTTATCCCTTACCACCACATTCCATCCCCTggcatttttcattatatatatgcaatatgtatttattacatatattatattatgcataaatattaacatatatatttatgtgtgtgtgtgtgtgtgtgtgtgtgtgtgtgtgtagttcaaGCATTTGGTTTTTATCAGTACAAGTGATTTTTATTGTAAACAGTTAGAAAACCATACTTCAAGAAACACAAAGAGAAGCATGGATAGGCCAACTTCCATTCTTTCTAGTCACGAGTTTATGAGAATGCTACAGAACTTTATCTTCGGAAGAATTTcttcttaaaaactaaaacaaaacaaaaaacaaaacactgacacatcctgttttctcttttatctcaGGGCCAAAACCCAAGATGAAATTTATGGTACTTGTCACTGTTGGGATAACTTTGCTGCTAGGAGTCCAAGCCATGCCTTCAAATCGCTTGTCTTGCTACAGAAAGATACTAAAAGATCGCAACTGTCACAACCTTCCAGAAGGAGTGGCTGACCTGACACAGATGGATGTAAATGTCCACGACCATTTCTGGGATAGGAATGGATGTGAGATGATCTGTTACTGCAATTTCAGTGAATTGCTCTGTTGCCCAAGGTAAGGaatgaaatcataaaatgtaTTGCTGTGAAATGTATGCAGaacaaatctttttaaaagacatttcctttaaaatagttTTGCTGAAAGTAATTACCCATTTAagtaaaatccttttaaaatccCAGCTGTCTTCTATAATCATCACCATTATGTAAAGaactgaatatttttgtttaagaaaCAGAATTTGACAGAATTTAATAAAACTAAGCAAAACCCAGAAAATTAATAACACTTTAATCGATTAAATTCTGAATTCCCCATTTAGTTTCTACTATAAAAAAATCTACTGGTAGCAGAAATGAACATCAAGGCTGTCATCTTAAACCAATTTGAAAGCCAGTAAAAGGTTTTAGATAAAAGATGCTAGTATACAATACCAATTACTTAACTGGATAGAAAAGATGAGTAATGGTCAAAGGAAACCATTTCCATGTATGGATTAACCAGGAATGAACTAAATATAAGTTCAAAAATTCTACTTTTTTGGAAAAAAGGTGTATTTTAAGTATAAACTAGTGGtagataaatcaataaatattttaagctcttgattttaaaatcatcttcctCTAATTATTAAGTCTTTCAAATATTATGATCTTTAGTATActgaaattaactttttttcaaattactttcAACATGTGCTGTttatatttccattcttttaacAAAGCCTAAGGTACAAAGGGCAGACATTACTATTTTACCAAAGAAAGATACAGAGACATGAAAGGACAAGCACTATCTCACATAATTAACTAATATCAGACCTGAGACTATAACTTAGGTATTCAGATTtgtaccagatttttttttcccccctctccccaTCAAGCCAGTTGGTTTTCAGGTAAGGCTCCCAAAACAAGCTTCCTCATCCCCTGTGTTCCAGGGTTTAAAATGCACATATAGCCAGTGTGGTAATTTATGCTTGCAATCCCATTGATTTGGGAGGCTTGAtgcaggagggttgtgagtttgaggccagtctcagtaatttaacaagacctatctcaaaataaaaaggactgggatgtaacttagtggcaaaacatttttttgttcaatctccagtactgcctCCCCTCATATTATGCATACTCATTCCTGAATCCCAATCTACTGACTCCAAAACTCTGGAGGTGCTCAGCAATTAGGTTTTAACAAATCATCCTCATGATTCTGATGTTTGATCAAGTTTGGGAATTAGTGTACTGAATGATTCCCAACAACTGACTTAATTTTTCTTGTACTGTGTAAATGAAATGCCATCTAATATTAAAATAGAGTGCTCGCTGGAGTTGTGGCTGTTTTAGAgcccttgcctcacatgtattgaggcactgggtttgattctaagtaccacatataaataaattaataataaaggtccatcaacaactaaaaaaaaattttaaaaaatacagtgctTGCTTTTTGTTACTGTATTACTTGAAAAAATTACTGGAATgaacttgtatttatttatcatataatttTGTGATTATTTGTGCTAATGGATATAGAGAGGAATGTGAACATACATAAgtaatttctctttgattttggGATACTGCTTTCTCAGTAGCAAGATTTACCTTGCTAAGTACATTTCTAATAAGCTATAATAACACATATATACAATTGTACCTTAttctatacatatttatacattgcTTTATGAGATCTTTCCAATAAAAAGTGTAGATTTTTGACATTTCTCTTTTCCCTATCAAACCTAGAAATTTATTTAATGACTAAGAAAGTTTTAACATTGTTTCTTATCAGCAGATTCAAACTTCACATCCCATCCCCTTATCAgacaaataaaactttatgtatGATTATAAGGTTTTGAAAGTATCTATTTGTTCCTTACTTTATAGATAAATGATAGCATGCCATCAGTGGCAAATAGGAGGAAAATAGAAGAATTAATTACCTTTTTTGGTCCTTGTTAGTTCTGTGACATATCCTTCCATTCATCCCTTTGTACTTTATTCACCTGAAAACAATAGTCATATCTGAAATCCCGGGAATCACTATCAATGTTTAATTCACAAGACTAATAGAAATCTTCATTTTCagctaaatttaatttatattctattttctttcagagatatCTTCTTTGGACCAAAGATCTCTTTTGTAATCCCTTGCAACAATCACTGAAAATCTTCATGTATTCTGGAGAACACCATCCCTAATTTCCTATCAGTGTGCTGAATTTCTAGTTTCTATCCAGTGCAATAAAGCATAGAGTCTATAAAGTCTTATTTGCCTAGGTCAAGTGAACCTGTGTTAAGCAAGTAGTAATAAAAgttaattcaatttaatttttctctgtagACCTTGTTAATAATGTAGACCTTGTCTCTAGATTTTCCATTTATGAGATGTTCACTATACTCTGTAAAGAATTTTGTCCCCGAGATGGATGTCAGAATCCCTACTCAAACATTGAGGATACTTTTAGTTGTTGACAGTTTTTTgaccatgtttgtttgtttatttaggtaccaggcattgaacccagggacgcttaaccattgagacacatccccagtccctgttattttattattttgatgcagggtctcatttgcttagggcttcgctaaattgCGGAGGTtggtttgaacttgagatctcctgcttcagccttccaagttacgaggattacaggcatgcaccactgtgtctatGTGTCTAGTTTCATAACTATgaatatttaatggaaaaaaaatgttacaaattgAACTTATTGGAAGGGAAACTAGTATtctagaaggaaggaaaataggaactaataattaaatgtatattatatatgccactcactttaaatacattttaattttactatttaaaaaaaacactgtgaGATATTTTTCTTAGCTCCATTTTTCAGATACTATCTCAAATTTAAGGGATTAAATCTTAAAATCAAGATATTAACCTTAAAATCAAGGCAAAATATGAAGAATTCCAATTCTGAAGCTCATATACTACACCCTCACGCAGTTGGATCAAAACATAATACATATCCCTGAAGTATGGATTTTTCTTAGAATAACAAAACATACATAAAGAAAGACACAGGTTGAAAATTTCAGAGTCatataaagtttaaaagttaaaacatgtgactttaaatatatttcctaatTGTTAGAGGATATGGCTTTGAACTATGCCCCCATATTTTGAGAGGTATTTGTTGACTTATAATGGTCATCTGGGGTAACATCAGAAAGCCTTTCATGTTGTAAAATTCTATTACATGCTATGTGCCAGCCACTATTAAGATTTTGGGATATCATAATGAATAAGATGGACTTGTCCTCTTGGAACTTGTGTTCTAACAAAGCTATAAAATCATTATAAACAagtaattatttataaatgtgaaaCCTTTTCTAGAGAAGTATAGGATACTGTACAAAGTATTGTAGGTAGGGGGAACAAAATATTGTGGGGAAAAGTTTAAGAAACACCATGCAGGCAATCGAGGAGATATTTTGTGActaaaattacattatttcattgaattacATTCTTGGAGGTCCTTGATCTGTTTCTGAATATTCCATTCAAAATAGTATCTAGTATCAATTCAGTTTAATAATCATTACTGGGCTGGGCTAAACAATTTTGAGGTATAATTCAGTgtctcttaaaataaatacagGCCAGaacatattttcaatattatgaCCTTCTATGAAATTCATGAAGAGAAACAGAATTGTACAAAGCAATCAAATTACTTGTTTTATCAAGATAGTATATGATTTAATTGGCCTTTCTTCACTGAATTGACTGGCAATAAAAATCAAGATTGACTCAAGAAAAGGTGTCTTAAATCCATTTTCTGGAATAGTGCATAGAACAGGTAAACAAACCCATCAGTAAACTTgtttcattttctgttctttctaaGGGGGGAAAAAGTGCTAACAAAATCCATTATCTCTTATAAATGACATCAGCATGAGGGTACAAGTGAGGCAACAGTAGCTTTTTACTGTGCTCTTTTGCAATCAAAAcctgatgagaaaaaactttaaaaaaaaatctttatttttatttatttgttttatgtggtgctgaggatggaactcagagcctcatatgtgcaaggcaagcactctgccactgagctacaaccccagcccaagaaaaaacttttttttaagaactaaatTTTATAGATTACCGATGATTCTTCTTCACTGTattctttcatttctggaaataACTGGAACATGAAATTCAATATTCTTTTAGAAATGAGTGCATTATAGAACTATATATACTTCTCTATATTAACAAGTAAGTGTAAAACATAAATGTTCACAGAGTTTACCTCATGTAATTTTTCCGGACTTGGTCAATATGTTTTTAAAGGCAAATATTTCCTCATCAAACTAATGAACAGATATTTTTTCCAATAGATTTTAGTTATAAAATACAATtaagcttttattaaaaatttactatTATGCTAAATACTGTCTTAAAACAACTGAACTAATTAAATACTGTCTTTATCCCTCTTCTATGGACAAAAAATGCCAAGGTTTAAGCTGGgtgttgtggtgcacacctgtaaccccagaggctcagatagctgaggcaggaggattatgagttcaaatctagcctcgGCAATGgcagggtgctaagcaactcagtgagattctgtctctgataaatataaaatagggctgaggatgtggctaagtggttgagtgccccggagttcaatccctggtaccaaaaaaaaaaaaaaaaaaaaaaaaaaagcccaaggtTTAGAGTAATTACATAGCTTAGCTAATGTTACATTATCAATAAGCAGTAAACCAGATTTTAAATATGGCCAATCTTATTCTAGTATCTTACCACATTGTTTAATAGCATCAtctaatttatttcctttagaaaagCAAGACTTTTCTGGATAGGAAATACAATTGTACATTTCAAATAGTTCACATGGGCTAAATGCTTTCTGAAtaacaatgtctttattttagcTTTATATCTGACtttctatttccttgtttttacTATAAGTCCCATGTTGCAAGCACCAGATTGACAGTAATACCAATAGCTCATCTTTTCTTGATAGTATTAATTCCTCTTTTCTCATTATAATCTCTCATAGGgactccctgaaaaaaaaaatgtattacatATGGGATTAGGTACTGATTGTACAGGATTATTAGAGAACTGAAAGCAAcatagaaaaaccaaaacaatgagCAACAACTGTTGGAGAACAGTAGGAATATTCAAAGATCATTTTGCAACTTTTAACTTCCTTGTAATTATCAATAGACACACATATGTTCTTTCCATAATAAATCACttttgaaaaaaaggaataagaatgTTTGCTTTTACCATTGTTCTTCAACATTGTACTGGTAGTCCTAGCTAGAGCAATttgtcaagaaaaagaaataaaaggcattcaaattgaaaaggaagaagtaaaactaccTTTATTTGCATATTAACATGATTCTCTCTGTAGAAAATCCCATGGAATtcacaaaaaccaaaccaaaacaaaaaactcctagaactaataaattcagcatAGTTCAAtggtaaacacacacaaaatcagttgtgtttctctataccattaaaaaataatccagaaaagaaattaagaaaacaattctatgTAAAATAGCattaacaagaacaaaatatccaggaataaatttaaccaaggaaatgaaagacttgtatactgaaactataaaacacttaagaaattaattaaagcAGGACTAACTAAATGGAAAACCATCCCATAGATTAGAGTGCTTAAGATTGTTAAGATGGCAATATTAAAGcagtatacagattcaatgcaatcccatcAAAATTCTAATAACGTTTTTGGGAAAATCCATCTTGAAATCCATATGGAACTGCAAGGGGCCCTGAACAGCTAAAACAAcattggaaagaaaaacaaagaaagtaggaatttcacttcctgatttcaaaacaaggctaatagacatgtagatcaatgaaATAGTAttgagaatacaaaaataaacccCAACATCTCTAGCCaatgattttcaacaagggtgcCAACATCATtcagtctcttaaaaaaaaaaaaaagtgttgggatAAACTGGCTaaccacatgcaaaagaatgaagttggactcCCTCTACCTCATTACCTATATGAAAATTGACAGTACACTGGTTCAACAATCTAAAGTTAGCAGCTAAAACTATagaactcctagaagaaaacatgggcaTTAATCTTCGTGATGTTGGATTTGGCAGTGGATTCTCAGATTTTATAGCAGAAGTACAGCAACAGAAGAAGTGCTACTTAAATTGGACtacataaacatttaataaaacttCTGTGCATCAAAGAAAATTATCAAATGTGAAAAAGGAATTTACTgagtggaagaaaatatttacaaatcatgtatctgataagggTTTAATAAAGAAGTCCTTTAGAATAAAGAACTCATACAATACATGAAAGAGGCAACCgaattaaaaagtgaataaaggacttgaataaacatttttttctaggaagATATACAAGTGGCAGCAAgtgcatgaaaagatgttcattaCTGTTGATCATTAaggatatataaaacaaaattacaataagGTCATTCACACCCAGCAGGAtagctttaattaaaaaaagaaagagtagctCTGATGGTtcgtgggaatgtaaaatggtttagtctcttggaaaatttggaagtTCCTTAAAAAGTTCAATATAGAATTATCATGACTCGGTGATTCTACTGAAGGGTACTCAAAAGCAATGAAACCTATATCCACAGAAAAATATGTACAAGAATgattatagcagcattattcctAACAGCCACAGGCAGAAACTGAATGTTCATCAATGGATGCATTGGTAAACAAATTACTGATAGATACAATGGCATGTTTTTCATCTATGGTTGAAAGGGACAAGGTACTAATACTTGCTGCAAGTTGGATGAACCCCTGAaaacaatgcaaaacaaaataaactagacatattgtagctcagtggtagagtgctttcctagcatgtgtgaggcactggattcgatcctcagcacctcataaaaataaaggtattatgtccgtctacaactaaaaatgtttaaaataaaagaacatataCTGTATGATTCCCTTTATATGATATATCCATAATAGCAAATTTATGGGAACAAAAAGTAGATGggatgaagagaagaagaaatggggAATGATTATATATGACTATTTTTGGGGGGTGAtgaaaaaagttttgaaattagAACTAGTGGTTGTACAACATTCTCAATTTACTAAATACCACATCAAactgaacatttttattaaatgattgTAAGTTATGAAAATTTCCCTTCAACTTCAAAAAATCAATTCATGTGGAAATAATATACagcttatttctaaaaataaatgtattttaggCATTACTCTTTAGCCTtccctaaaattattcttttagtATCAAATAACTGACTTATTTTTTGAGCCCCTCTATAGGgtatgctttcttcttttttctagtcCAAGGCAGTAAAATTTAAATCCTTTCCTTGATGctctaataataaaatcaatgcGCACCCTTGTAGATAGgagtacttatttatttacttctgatATAGATTAAAaggtttaattaatttaaaagttttacaaCCCAATAGCAAGGAATTAAAATCATTATATAAAACTTAACTCAATCTTGATGAGTTTCTTACAAGTCTCAGTTCATAAGatccccctttttttgttttaaatttctctaaCAAGGATTTAATTTCCTTGAATAATTACATTCTTATGCAAAGTTTCTGAAAATTAACATTACCAAAGGTTATGTTCATAGAGCTAGttaaatgtaaacaaataatttcaggttttcacacttttttttaaataagaaaaaggaagccTACTATCaatttgttttaaacttttcttttttgtagttatagatagacacaacaccTTATCTTATTTATTCACCTAATAGACCAGTTCTTTAGATATAGTTAGTACTTTAGCTACACCAGTGGTCCTTACCCAGTGGTTAATTTTGTTTCCGTGGGGATGTTTGGTAATGTTTGGTTGTCACACCTTAACAATGCTACTGGTACCTACTGTGTGGACTTCATAGATGCTGCTAATCTTCCTACAATCCACCACTGTCTCCACAACAAACAATTATCAGGTTCAAATGACAACCTTGAAAAACTTGAGCTACATTAGTGATCTTTTCCATTTTCAGCATAAAATTTGCAGCCAATCATAGAACATTTCACTGgagctgttgtttttgtttttttcacatcACAAGCTATAAATCTGATTTGCAATTATTAACTAAGAATTTAGCTAAGCAATACAATCCCAGGAAAAGCAGAAGTTAAGATGGCAGAATCTGACAGAATCAAAAGGAAATGCAATACAAATCAAGTTAGAACTACATACAACAAAACTTTAAAGGATTAGTTTGTTAGATATTTAGACCTTTCCACACTTCGGTCATAATTTGCAACACAAATGTCACAGAACATGACTGAAAATTAAGGGGCACTGCAGAAGTATTATCTATTTTCATGCtatataaataattttccttaagacaaaatttatttctatattcttaTTTCAACTATCAGCACTGTGTTTGTCTTTATTGGCACattatgtcttctttggaaagaGGTGGGCACataaatgaaactattttttaatactACCTCAAGtaataacaacaaagaaagaaaataaaaagatgttgcaTCCTACTGAAAGTCTATTTTCAACTCTGACAGCActataaaacactttaaaaaataatgctatttAGGATATCCTTAATTTCAAATCAAACTTCCCCAGTGAAAGCCAATGTAAATTACACTTGCTACTTAAGCTGTTAATTTcgtggaatttaaaaaaaagggttaCATCAATGTAGGCTCTTTACATTAGAATTTCAATTAATATTGATTCCTTAAGTcagtttaaaaatcatgtttcacAAAATAAATACACCGAAGCAACTATAATAGTAATaacctttatttaaaatatttttaatctaggAAGCTCATTTTACATGAGTTTCCAGCTAATTATTAGAAtcagaaacaaaggaaataaaaccagagaaaatTCTCTGtagaaaaaatacacaaagaacatTTCTACATGTGAAAAAACAGTAAACAGTCTTAACATCTGAACATCCACATATTAGACTTAACGCCATCTCTCCTAGTGAACACCACTATCAACCTTGAGATCTGATTTGTTCTTGTCATTCTTCACTGAGTAGATGAAATATGTTAAGGTGTCTTTTTCATTCACTGGAATAGACCTAAAGTGGCAACCAActatctataaagaaaaaaaaaaaatcgaggaAATTAAATTTTAGATATAACAGGCTTCATAAAATAGGTAAAAGGTACTGTTTCATCAAATGTTCAAAAGTGGTATGTGATGATAAgagttatttcttttaaaaattaaactatatttaACAAAACAGCAACAggacaaaaaaacacacaaaaataagatGTTATGAACAAAAGACAGTCTGATTTTAAAGGACCCTTTGACcctatttaattaaatatacattGATTAGCAGTATATttccttacattttaaattttacaactGGGTCTAGATCAGGAAGtaaatatttctacttttaaactttaaatatgcAGCAGATAAAAACTGAAGAGTCCACATGTATCACACTAGGAATGGTTTACaacttagaaaaagaataaaatgaagttcTCGAATTTTTTATATTAGCGAAACCATGACAAATATCTTTGCTGCtacttatatttattaattcatttattagaattattctttataaagattccttgaagtttttttttttttagtatttattttttagttgtagtggacccaatacctttattttattaattatttttatgtggtactgaggatggaacccagggcctcacatgtgctaggtgagtgctctaccgccgagccacaaccccagcctggttcCTTGAAGTTTTTTCTGAACACAACTTATGAAcagaaaatgaaaggagaaagaagaatgtTCATTGAAGACTATATTTGCTTCCTtgtctttttgtggtgctaatcTAATGTGTGGACTACAATTAGCAATAGTAGAATAGAGCaaatgggaggaggaggaggaggatgataAGCATACCTGGAATCtagatttcttatttattaaaaaaaaaatagctctagAATAATATAACTGTTTTTATAAGTTTGGATTatcaaaattttcagttttaaattttgcattaaaatatgtatgcatttaaatacacattgcagggctggggatgtggctcaagcggtagcgcgctcgcctggcatgcttgcggcctgggttccatcctcagcaccacatacaaataaagatgttatgttcgccgaaaactaaaaaataaatttaaaaaaaattctctctcttaaaaaataaataaacaaataaataaatacacattgcATATACATGTTGCAGAACAAAGGTGACTTTACTCAATTTATATCTGATCCACTTCATGGAAGGCAATATCTATGTTATTGCACAATCAAAAATGGACTAGatctttaaaatcaaatataaagaaaagagttttatttttgttatgtaggcaagaaatagaaaagaaattgtGGCTAAATAGCATCTTGGATTTTAACAGCATTCAAAAAAATTTTGtcaaagaactgaaaaagttctatttatttttatcttaattaatatgaatattttattttatttatttttctggtactggagattgaactcagggatgctgccattaagccacatccccagcccttttttattttgagacaaggtccacttcattaagttgtccaggctggcctggaatttacaatcctcttgcctcaatctcccaagtagcggggattacaggagtgagccatcacacccagctaatatgcac
Encoded here:
- the Scrg1 gene encoding scrapie-responsive protein 1 gives rise to the protein MKFMVLVTVGITLLLGVQAMPSNRLSCYRKILKDRNCHNLPEGVADLTQMDVNVHDHFWDRNGCEMICYCNFSELLCCPRDIFFGPKISFVIPCNNH